From a single Calothrix sp. NIES-2098 genomic region:
- a CDS encoding creatininase, which produces MLLHLSTWPEVEAYLQQSRGIILPIGSTEQHGPTGLIGTDAICAKAIARGVGEATQAMVGPTINVGMALHHTAFPGTISLRPSTLIQLVRDYVTCLAKAGFNKFYFINGHGGNIATLKAAFSETYAHLEDLQIHDAHRVQCQVANWFMCSSVYKLAKELYGDREGFHATPSEVAVTQYVYPEAIKQAPLSPEVGKGHSIYSATDFRARYPDGRMGSNPALATPEHGKQFFDLAVKELSSGYLEFLNAE; this is translated from the coding sequence ATGTTACTACATTTGAGTACCTGGCCTGAGGTTGAAGCTTATCTACAACAGTCTAGAGGTATTATTCTGCCTATTGGTTCCACAGAGCAACATGGCCCCACTGGCTTAATTGGTACAGATGCTATTTGTGCAAAAGCGATCGCCCGTGGTGTGGGTGAAGCAACCCAAGCAATGGTAGGGCCGACAATTAATGTAGGTATGGCACTACATCACACCGCCTTTCCCGGTACTATAAGTCTGCGCCCCAGTACTTTAATTCAGCTGGTGCGAGATTATGTGACTTGTTTAGCCAAAGCAGGTTTTAACAAGTTCTACTTTATCAACGGACATGGCGGTAATATTGCCACCCTCAAAGCCGCTTTTTCAGAAACTTATGCTCATTTAGAAGATTTGCAAATACATGATGCACATCGAGTCCAATGTCAAGTTGCTAATTGGTTTATGTGCAGTTCCGTATACAAATTGGCTAAAGAATTATATGGGGATCGAGAAGGTTTCCATGCTACACCCAGCGAAGTTGCTGTCACTCAGTATGTTTACCCAGAAGCGATTAAGCAAGCACCCCTTTCACCGGAAGTTGGAAAAGGACACAGTATTTATAGTGCAACTGACTTTCGCGCGCGTTACCCCGATGGACGCATGGGATCGAATCCTGCTTTAGCTACCCCAGAACACGGTAAGCAGTTTTTTGATTTGGCTGTAAAGGAACTCAGCAGTGGGTATTTAGAATTTTTAAACGCAGAATAG
- a CDS encoding integral membrane sensor signal transduction histidine kinase HepK, with protein MQTQQPIPVDSSSESETVPAEEPSTDELPTIEFPSRGKLKASSWRIHQKIGYGYFVAIGIGFFGSLTGLVIANYYRGREIRQLNQAHEQGQLLTNYKDAVIGAQLYSSNLVSVLEDPKRLQTKKNEFLRNVDKAKKLESEITNFIDRKPKRLAANSATLVALLEDYTTSLESYVKQITSVLQQIDDRQVPTQEVASAREQLLKIMRGETAIRLEQLSQTLSNILQNAEFQEQERTQAVEQAKGVERLIVIMSMLVSVAIAAIVAWRTSRAIAEPVITVTQVAEQVARKSNFDLRAPVTTEDEIGLLAKSLNRLIERVSERTKELQQAKELAEAASKAKSIFLANVSHELRTPLNAVIGLSQLLQDDATDLGLSGDFITDLETINSAGRHLLELINDILDLSKIEAGKMTLYPETFEIATLINNVVLTVRSAVEKNGNVLEVDCDEQLGTMYADQTRMRQVLLNLLSNAAKFTTNGKVTLRVKSEKGDLSQTSPAGIVTFTVKDTGIGMSQSQQKQLFQPFIQGDTSTTKKYGGTGLGLAISRHFCQMMGGEILVKSQIGVGSTFTVRLPLTVKE; from the coding sequence ATGCAAACTCAACAGCCAATCCCTGTTGACAGCAGTTCAGAAAGCGAAACAGTGCCAGCAGAAGAGCCATCGACAGACGAACTCCCGACTATTGAGTTTCCTTCACGCGGGAAACTCAAAGCTAGTTCCTGGCGCATACATCAAAAAATTGGCTATGGATATTTTGTAGCCATTGGCATTGGTTTTTTTGGCTCGCTTACCGGTTTAGTAATTGCGAACTATTACCGGGGAAGGGAAATTAGGCAATTAAATCAAGCTCATGAGCAAGGGCAACTACTGACTAATTATAAAGATGCCGTCATTGGGGCACAATTATATAGCTCTAATCTAGTTTCAGTATTAGAAGATCCTAAAAGGTTACAAACTAAGAAAAACGAATTTCTGAGAAATGTTGATAAAGCTAAAAAATTAGAATCAGAAATTACCAATTTTATAGATAGGAAACCTAAAAGATTAGCAGCAAACAGTGCCACTTTAGTAGCTTTATTGGAAGATTATACGACTAGCTTAGAGTCGTATGTGAAGCAAATAACGTCTGTATTACAGCAAATTGACGATCGGCAAGTGCCGACACAGGAAGTTGCATCAGCACGCGAGCAGTTACTAAAAATTATGCGTGGCGAAACCGCTATACGGCTAGAGCAGCTTTCGCAAACACTGAGTAATATCTTACAAAATGCTGAATTTCAAGAGCAAGAAAGGACACAAGCTGTAGAGCAGGCTAAAGGAGTTGAGAGATTAATTGTCATTATGAGTATGCTGGTGTCAGTGGCGATCGCCGCCATTGTAGCTTGGCGTACTAGTCGCGCGATCGCAGAACCAGTGATCACTGTTACGCAAGTGGCCGAACAAGTAGCCAGAAAATCTAATTTTGATTTACGCGCGCCTGTCACCACCGAAGATGAAATTGGCTTATTAGCTAAATCACTAAATCGTTTAATTGAACGTGTATCTGAGCGTACTAAAGAACTTCAACAAGCTAAAGAATTAGCCGAAGCTGCTAGCAAAGCTAAAAGCATCTTTCTAGCAAATGTTAGTCATGAATTACGCACGCCTTTAAATGCTGTGATTGGCTTAAGCCAACTCCTACAAGATGATGCGACAGATTTAGGTTTATCGGGAGATTTTATCACTGACTTAGAAACAATTAACTCTGCTGGTAGACATTTACTAGAACTAATTAATGACATCCTCGACTTATCAAAAATTGAAGCGGGGAAAATGACTCTCTACCCAGAAACATTTGAGATTGCTACGCTAATTAATAATGTAGTGCTCACAGTTAGATCGGCTGTCGAGAAAAACGGCAATGTCTTAGAAGTAGATTGTGATGAACAACTGGGTACGATGTATGCCGATCAAACAAGAATGCGGCAAGTATTGTTAAACTTACTCAGCAATGCTGCTAAATTTACAACCAACGGCAAAGTAACGCTAAGAGTTAAGAGCGAAAAAGGAGACTTATCACAGACATCTCCTGCTGGGATCGTTACTTTCACTGTGAAGGATACAGGAATTGGCATGTCACAAAGTCAGCAAAAACAGTTATTTCAACCTTTTATCCAAGGAGATACCTCAACTACGAAAAAGTATGGTGGTACAGGTTTAGGTTTGGCAATTAGCCGCCACTTTTGCCAAATGATGGGTGGTGAAATTCTCGTTAAAAGCCAGATTGGAGTGGGTTCTACTTTTACGGTTCGCTTGCCCTTGACTGTAAAGGAGTAA
- a CDS encoding dihydroxy-acid dehydratase, with protein MRKSDNTIATVAIKGIEGKKMSENLRSQVVTQGVQRSPNRAMLRAVGFQDEDFNKAIVGIANGYSTITPCNMGINQLAQRAEAAVKTAGAMPQVFGTITISDGISMGTEGMKYSLVSREVIADSIETACTGQSMDGVLAIGGCDKNMPGAMLAIARMNIPAIFVYGGTIKPGHYNGKDLTVVSSFEAVGQYSAGKIDENELLEVERRACPGAGSCGGMYTANTMSSAFEAMGMSLPYSSTMAAEDAEKADSTEKSAFVLVEAIRNQLLPRQIITRKSIENAISVIMAVGGSTNAVLHFLAIARAAGVELTLDDFEEIRGRVPVLCDLKPSGKYVATDLHKAGGIPQVMKMLLVHDLLHPDCITISGQTIAEVLADVSDEPPANQDVIRPWNNPMYAQGHLAILKGNLATEGAVAKITGVKKPTITGPARVFESEESCLDAILAGKIQAGDVIVIRYEGPKGGPGMREMLAPTSAIIGAGLGDSVGLITDGRFSGGTYGMVVGHVAPEAAVGGAIALVEEGDRITIDAPARLLQLNISDEELARRRANWQPPAPRYTKGVLAKYAKLVASSSLGAVTDLDLFDN; from the coding sequence ATGAGAAAATCAGATAACACAATCGCAACTGTTGCGATTAAAGGCATAGAAGGAAAAAAGATGTCGGAGAATTTGAGAAGCCAGGTTGTGACCCAAGGGGTACAGCGATCGCCTAATCGCGCTATGCTGCGTGCAGTTGGTTTTCAGGATGAAGATTTTAATAAGGCCATTGTTGGTATTGCCAATGGTTATAGCACCATCACCCCTTGTAATATGGGGATAAATCAACTAGCGCAAAGAGCTGAGGCTGCTGTAAAAACGGCTGGAGCAATGCCACAAGTGTTCGGCACAATAACTATTAGTGACGGCATTTCGATGGGAACTGAAGGGATGAAATATTCCCTCGTGTCACGAGAAGTAATTGCTGATTCGATAGAAACAGCCTGTACTGGGCAAAGTATGGATGGTGTGCTGGCGATTGGTGGTTGTGATAAGAATATGCCAGGGGCAATGCTGGCGATCGCCCGCATGAATATCCCTGCTATTTTTGTTTACGGTGGGACAATTAAACCCGGACATTACAATGGCAAAGATTTAACTGTTGTCAGTTCTTTTGAAGCTGTAGGTCAATACAGCGCTGGCAAAATTGACGAGAATGAATTGCTAGAAGTCGAACGCCGTGCTTGTCCTGGTGCTGGTTCCTGCGGTGGGATGTACACGGCTAACACCATGTCTTCTGCTTTTGAAGCAATGGGGATGAGTTTACCCTATTCTTCCACAATGGCAGCGGAAGACGCAGAAAAAGCTGACAGTACAGAAAAATCCGCATTCGTATTGGTAGAAGCGATTCGCAACCAACTTTTACCCCGCCAGATTATCACCCGCAAATCTATCGAAAATGCCATTTCTGTAATTATGGCAGTCGGTGGTTCCACAAATGCAGTGTTGCATTTTTTAGCGATCGCTCGTGCTGCTGGTGTAGAACTCACTTTGGATGACTTTGAAGAAATTCGTGGTCGCGTTCCAGTTTTGTGCGATTTAAAACCAAGCGGTAAGTATGTAGCTACAGACTTACACAAAGCTGGTGGGATTCCCCAAGTCATGAAAATGCTACTGGTACACGATCTGTTACACCCAGATTGCATTACTATTAGCGGTCAAACAATTGCCGAAGTCTTAGCAGATGTATCAGACGAACCACCTGCAAATCAAGATGTTATTCGTCCTTGGAATAACCCGATGTATGCCCAAGGTCACTTAGCTATTCTTAAAGGTAATTTAGCAACAGAAGGTGCTGTAGCTAAAATTACAGGAGTGAAAAAGCCAACAATTACCGGGCCTGCACGAGTATTTGAATCGGAAGAATCCTGTTTAGATGCAATTCTCGCTGGGAAGATTCAAGCTGGTGATGTGATTGTTATCCGTTACGAAGGGCCTAAAGGTGGCCCTGGTATGCGGGAAATGCTAGCGCCTACATCAGCAATTATTGGTGCTGGTTTGGGCGATTCTGTAGGATTAATTACCGATGGAAGATTTTCTGGTGGTACTTACGGCATGGTAGTAGGTCACGTTGCACCAGAAGCAGCCGTTGGCGGTGCGATCGCTCTTGTGGAAGAAGGCGATCGCATCACAATTGATGCCCCTGCGCGTTTATTACAGTTGAACATCTCCGATGAAGAATTAGCTCGTCGTCGTGCCAATTGGCAACCTCCTGCACCTCGTTATACCAAAGGTGTGCTAGCTAAATATGCCAAATTAGTAGCTTCTAGCAGTCTTGGTGCAGTTACTGATTTAGATTTGTTTGATAATTAG